A window of the Hordeum vulgare subsp. vulgare chromosome 5H, MorexV3_pseudomolecules_assembly, whole genome shotgun sequence genome harbors these coding sequences:
- the LOC123397834 gene encoding glutamate receptor 2.9-like — protein MTTAPTLLRASTAALRRHGLLLVLLLPLIGSSGVAAQGGGAVPRQRRQVVDVGVILDSKTWAGNISLACMEQALEDFYADAGRARYRTRLKLHLRDTGPSAVDAASAGVDLLKNVRVQAIVGPQTSTQAKFLAELGNKSRVPIISFSADCPSRSGLTPYFIRTAWNDSSQAKAIASLVQNYNWREVVSVYEDDDTNIKFIPDLVDALKQVDTRVSYRCKIHPTATEEDMKTAISSLRQNWTSVFVVRMSHTLAHKFFQLAKQEGMMSQGFVWITAYGLTDIFDVVGSPALDVMQGVLGVKPHVQDTVELQNFRQRWRKKYRLKNPGTSLSEPTVSGLYAYDTIWALALAAEKAGYVNSGFGLSLTKNGSTDFDRIDTSKAAEKLRGALLKVKFLGISGKFHIEDMQLVSSNYTIINIVGQERREIGFWTPGFGISGNPKMKSDLNTIIWPGCNHSSGCNETSPRGWILPTNKTLIIGMPVKPGFEGFVRFENGTATGFCVDVFEAVVKELPYHVPRVYEQFGDGEGSSNGTYDELVYEVYLKRYDAVVGDITILANRSSYVDFTLPYTESGVRMLVPVQDRRQKTAWTFLRPFTADLWLGTGAFFVFTGFVVWSIEHRINQDFRGSPASQIGSVFYFSFSTLVFAHREQILHNLSRIAIVVWLFVALIVQQSYTASLSSILTVEQLQPTVTNLEEVIRNGGNVGYLNDSFLPGLLKRLKIDESKMIAFDSPVEYNEALSTGKVAVIVDEIPYLKVFLSKYCQNYTMVGPTYKFDGFGYAFPRGSPLTPDISRGILKFASDDRMVKMQNELYGYTSCPDKDDSQTSSSLTLHSFQGLFIISGVSSVLALVLHAVITIYNNRHEFSSDSSQSSWRRWPVVLSKLFHGDDSPSNTPVEDEAATENVGSAVETPLSIRIPGHIVEHLSNTETGSPQEGEGTPGREISVQDTEPLSFAYMHSERGQNRVASLSRSGSSIRRRQISME, from the exons ATGACGACGGCGCCGACGCTTCTCCGGGCCTCCACGGCGGCCCTCCGGCGTCACGGCCTCCTGCTCGTCCTCTTGCTTCCGCTCATCGGCTCTTCCGGCGTCGCGGCGCAGGGGGGTGGCGCGGTTCCTCGGCAAAGGCGGCAGGTGGTGGACGTGGGGGTGATCTTGGACAGCAAGACGTGGGCGGGGAACATCAGCTTGGCGTGCATGGAGCAGGCCCTGGAGGACTTCTACGCCGACGCTGGCCGCGCCCGCTACCGCACCAGGCTGAAGCTCCACCTCCGGGACACCGGCCCCAGCGCCGTCGACGCCGCGTCCGCAG GTGTTGATCTACTGAAAAATGTCCGAGTGCAAGCGATTGTTGGACCACAGACGTCAACTCAGGCTAAATTCCTTGCGGAGCTTGGGAACAAATCAAGGGTTCCAATCATTTCATTCTCCGCAGATTGCCCGTCACGATCCGGACTAACTCCATACTTCATCCGGACTGCATGGAATGACTCCTCTCAAGCAAAAGCTATTGCCTCACTTGTTCAGAATTACAATTGGAGGGAAGTCGTCTCAGTTTATGAGGATGATGATACCAATATCAAATTCATTCCCGACCTTGTTGATGCCCTCAAACAAGTCGACACTCGTGTTTCATACAGGTGCAAGATTCATCCCACAGCTACAGAGGAAGATATGAAGACAGCTATCTCAAGCTTAAGACAAAATTGGACAAGTGTATTTGTTGTGCGTATGTCGCATACTTTGGCTCATAAGTTTTTCCAGCTTGCCAAACAGGAAGGGATGATGAGCCAGGGCTTTGTCTGGATTACTGCGTATGGCTTAACAGATATCTTTGATGTGGTTGGTTCGCCGGCACTTGATGTGATGCAAGGAGTTCTTGGGGTGAAACCTCATGTTCAAGATACCGTGGAACTTCAGAACTTTAGACAGAGATGGCGCAAGAAGTACCGATTGAAAAATCCAGGCACCTCATTAAGTGAGCCCACAGTATCTGGCCTCTATGCTTATGATACCATATGGGCGTTAGCATTAGCAGCAGAGAAGGCTGGATATGTGAATTCAGGCTTTGGGCTGTCCTTAACAAAGAATGGTTCCACTGATTTTGACAGAATAGATACTTCAAAAGCTGCTGAAAAACTGCGAGGTGCACTCCTAAAGGTCAAATTTTTGGGCATCAGCGGGAAATTTCACATTGAAGACATGCAGTTAGTATCATCAAACTACACAATAATCAACATTGTTGGTCAGGAGAGAAGAGAAATCGGTTTTTGGACTCCAGGGTTTGGCATCTCTGGTAATCCAAAAATGAAGTCTGATCTTAACACCATCATATGGCCAGGATGTAATCACTCCTCTGGATGTAATGAAACTTCACCTAGAGGTTGGATACTTCCAACGAATAAAACTCTCATAATAGGCATGCCTGTGAAACCTGGGTTTGAAGGATTTGTAAGATTTGAAAATGGTACCGCCACAGGGTTCTGCGTCGATGTATTTGAGGCAGTAGTTAAAGAATTACCCTATCATGTACCCCGTGTCTATGAGCAGTTTGGAGACGGGGAAGGATCGAGTAACGGAACTTATGATGAGCTTGTCTACGAAGTTTATCTTAAG AGATATGATGCAGTTGTAGGTGATATAACAATCTTGGCCAACCGTTCTTCCTATGTGGACTTTACTCTTCCCTACACAGAATCAGGGGTACGCATGCTGGTTCCAGTTCAGGACCGGAGACAGAAGACTGCATGGACATTCCTAAGGCCTTTCACAGCTGACCTATGGTTAGGAACTGGGGCCTTCTTTGTCTTCACAGGTTTTGTAGTCTGGAGTATTGAGCATAGAATAAATCAAGACTTCCGAGGTTCCCCAGCCAGTCAAATTGGATcagtcttctacttctccttctcaaCACTAGTATTTGCTCACAGGGAGCAGATCCTGCACAACTTATCAAGAATTGCAATAGTTGTTTGGCTTTTTGTCGCGCTAATAGTGCAGCAGAGCTATACTGCAAGCTtaagctcgatccttacagtggaGCAACTTCAGCCAACAGTCACAAATTTAGAAGAAGTTATCAGAAATGGGGGCAATGTTGGCTACCTCAATGATTCTTTCTTGCCTGGGCTTTTGAaaaggttgaaaattgatgaatcAAAGATGATTGCCTTTGACTCCCCAGTGGAATACAATGAAGCGTTATCAACTGGAAAAGTTGCCGTCATTGTTGATGAGATACCATACCTTAAGGTGTTCCTTTCAAAGTATTGCCAGAACTACACTATGGTTGGACCAACCTACAAGTTTGATGGATTTGGTTAT GCATTCCCTCGAGGCTCTCCACTCACACCTGATATTTCTAGGGGAATACTGAAATTCGCATCGGATGACAGAATGGTTAAGATGCAGAATGAATTGTATGGCTATACTTCATGCCCCGACAAAGATGACTCCCAAACTTCAAGCAGCCTTACATTGCACAGCTTTCAGGGGCTGTTCATCATCAGCGGAGTATCTTCAGTGCTGGCATTAGTCCTGCACGCTGTCATAACCATTTATAACAACCGACATGAattcagcagtgacagcagtcagAGTTCATGGCGCAGATGGCCTGTCGTTCTCTCCAAGCTCTTCCACGGGGACGATAGTCCTTCCAACACTCCAGTTGAAGATGAAGCCGCAACGGAAAATGTTGGTAGTGCAGTTGAGACCCCACTGAGCATACGCATACCTGGTCACATTGTCGAGCACCTGTCAAACACGGAGACAGGAAGCCCACAGGAAGGAGAAGGAACACCAGGCAGGGAGATCTCGGTTCAGGACACGGAACCGCTGTCGTTTGCTTACATGCATTCTGAGAGGGGGCAAAACAGAGTAGCTTCCTTGTCTCGCAGTGGGAGCTCAATCCGCAGGAGACAGATAAGCATGGAATGA